The sequence TCCTTTTACCTTCTTCGGATATACTGAAACCAGAAATTCCTGATATGTTAAATAAACAAAACATTTTTTGGAAAAGAGCTATTTTATATAAAACAACTTCTAGTGATTTATCTGATTTAAAACATATATACTATGATATTTTAGTTTTTTTTAGTCCAGCAGAAATCAAATCTTTATTTGATAATTTTCCTAATTTTGATCAGAACAATATTAAAATTGCTACCTTTGGTAAAAATACATTAGATGCTGCTTATAAAGCAGGATTAAAAATTGATATAAAAGTCCCCACACCGGAATTTCCTTCTATGGCTATGGCTTTAGAAAAATATATTATAAAAAACTAAAAGTTTAATAAAAAACGACCTATACGTTGTTTCGGTTATATAATAAATTTAATAATTAATTAAATAATTAATTATTTTAAAATAAGAACTTGAATTCAAGAATATTACACTCGTAATGTAAGAATCGTTATTCTATTCTACTGTTACTGATTTTGCTAAATTTCTTGGTTTATCCACATTTTTTCCACGGATATAGGCTATTTGATAAGCAAATAATTGAAGAGGTATAACAGTTATTAACGGACTAAGTATTTCAGAAATATTCGGTATTTTTATCACATGATCTGCTAACATATTAACTTGAATATCCCCTTCGTTAACAATCGCTATAATTTTTCCTTTTCTAGCTTTAATTTCTTGAATATTTCCAATAATTTTGTTGTAATATCCTTTCTTTGTCGCAATAACAAATACTGGCATATTTTCATCAACTAAAGCTATAGGACCATGTTTCATTTCTGCTGCAGGATATCCTTCTGCATGAATATAGGAGATTTCCTTTAATTTTAAAGCCCCTTCTAAAGCTACCGGAAAATTAATCCCTCTACCTAAATAAAGAAAATGATTTACATTATGATATACTTGAGATATCTTTCTTATAGTGTCATCCATTTTTAATGTATAATCAACTTTTTCTGGAATAGATCCAAGTTCTTTACATAAAAATTCATAACAACGGTCATTAATGGTAGATCTATATTTTCCTATAATTAAAGCCAATAAAACAAGAACTGTAATTTGTGCCGTAAAAGCTTTTGTAGAAGCCACACTGATTTCAGGACCGGCATGTGTATAAGCTCCTGCATCTACATTTCGTGCTATAGATGATCCTACTACATTGCAAATTCCAAATACAAAAGCTCCTTTTTTTTTTGCTAATTTCAAAGCGGCTAAAGTATCAGCTGTTTCTCCTGATTGAGAAATTACAATAACAATATCTTTTTTTCCTATAATAGGATTTCTATACCTGAATTCAGAAGCGTACTCTACTTCTACACGAATACGTGTTAACTCTTCTAATAAATATTCTCCTATTAAACTGGCGTGCCACGAGGTCCCACATGCTACTATAGTTATACATTTAGCATTTATAAAAATATTTTTGTTAGATTCAATTCCGTCAATACAAATAATTTTTTCTGGAATTAATAATCGACCTCGTAAAGTATCTAAAATTGTTTTAGGTTGTTCATATATTTCTTTCAACATGAAATATTTATATTTTCCTTTCTCAATTTCTTTTAAATTGATTTTAAGTTGTTTAATAATTGGATTTAATCGATGGTTATCTACAATCTTTCTAAGGTCTAAATCCTTTCCTTTTTTAAGGATTGCCATTTCTCCATCTTTTAAATAAAGAACATTTTTTGTATAATCCATAAAAGAAATGGGATCAGATGAAACAAAAAATTCTTTTTCATTAATACCCAAAGACAAAGGACTTCCCAATTTTGCAATAATAATTGTTTCGGGATGAGATTTTTCTACTATAGCAATAGAATATGCACCTACAATTTCATTTAATGAAATTCTTACAGCTTCTTTTAAAGATAATTTATTTTCTTTTTTAAGATACTCAATCAAATTAACGAGAACCTCTGTGTCCGTTTTACTCTTAAAAGTAAATCCATTTTTCAACAGAATAATTTTAATAGCATAGTAATTTTCTATAATTCCATTATGAATCATAATCAATTCATTAGAATTAGAAACATGAGGATGAGCATTAATGTTATCTGGAATACCATGAGTAGCCCATCTTGTATGACCAATTCCCATTGTTCCTTTTATTTGAATTCTATATGAAGAAATTTTTTTTTCCAATTCATGAACTCTACCCTTTGTCTTATATAAATTATATCCATTTTTAAAAAAGACAGCAATTCCAGAACTATCATATCCTCTATATTCCAATTTTTTTAATCCACTAATAAGAATAGGATAAGCTTCTCTATAACCCAAATAACCAATTATACCACACATTTTAGATAAAAATAATATCTATTTAATTTATTTGTTCTAAAATAGTTTCTTTATAAAATTGTTGATAAACGGTTTCTATTTCTTCTACAGGATAATATTTTAATACTAATAGTTTATTCACTTTTATATAATTTTCTATTTCTTCTGGAAAAAAAAGATCTCCTTTTATAATCGCATCTGAGAAATACATACATAATTTGATTAAATTAAAATAATTTGGATTTTCTAACAATTTTAATTGTTTAGATTTGATACCATCAAATTTTATTTTTCGAATAATATCTTTATTCAAAAAACCCTTAAAAGGTTTATTATAAATAGATACGACAATCTTTACATTTTGATACACAGGATCATTTTTATAAAAATTCTTAATATATAAAGGAATCAAAGAACTTATCCATCCATATATGTGTATAATATCAGGTTTCCAATTTAGTCTTTTTACAGTTTCTAAAACTCCTTTTGTAAAAAATAAAGCTCTTTCATCATTATCTAGAAAAAAAACTTCATTTTCATCTTGATCTATTGCTTTTCTTTTGAAATATTCTTCGTTGTCTATAAAATAGACTTGTAATCTAGCATCAGGAATGGATGCTACTTTTATTAATAAAGGTTGATCAATATCATTGATCACTAAATTCATGCCTGATAAACGAATGACTTCATGTAATTGATGTCTTCTTTCATTGATGACTCCAAAACGAGGCATAAATATACGTACATCGTTTCCTATTGATTGCATAAACTTAGTGGCTTTTAACACAGATAAGGATATCGGATTCTCTGAAGAAAAAGGAAATAAATCCGAAGAAACATATAATATACGTTTACCTGTCATCTTAAGAGTTATTTTTATTTTTTTATATATAGTAAAAAAACGGATCATTGCAAATATAATAAATAATATCCTAAGTTTAATAACAAAAATTAAACAGTGATTTTTTTATTAAAAATTTTTAGATTATAGATTTTTAACTTTTTAATAGATAAATATGTTTTTGTCATGAAAAAAGAAAGAAAAAAAAAATATTACAATAATTTATCTACAGGATTTATTAATATTACTAATCATGGGTATGCATTTGTTCATATAAAGGAATTTCAA comes from Blattabacterium cuenoti BPAA and encodes:
- a CDS encoding glycogen/starch synthase, which produces MTGKRILYVSSDLFPFSSENPISLSVLKATKFMQSIGNDVRIFMPRFGVINERRHQLHEVIRLSGMNLVINDIDQPLLIKVASIPDARLQVYFIDNEEYFKRKAIDQDENEVFFLDNDERALFFTKGVLETVKRLNWKPDIIHIYGWISSLIPLYIKNFYKNDPVYQNVKIVVSIYNKPFKGFLNKDIIRKIKFDGIKSKQLKLLENPNYFNLIKLCMYFSDAIIKGDLFFPEEIENYIKVNKLLVLKYYPVEEIETVYQQFYKETILEQIN
- the glmS gene encoding glutamine--fructose-6-phosphate transaminase (isomerizing) — translated: MCGIIGYLGYREAYPILISGLKKLEYRGYDSSGIAVFFKNGYNLYKTKGRVHELEKKISSYRIQIKGTMGIGHTRWATHGIPDNINAHPHVSNSNELIMIHNGIIENYYAIKIILLKNGFTFKSKTDTEVLVNLIEYLKKENKLSLKEAVRISLNEIVGAYSIAIVEKSHPETIIIAKLGSPLSLGINEKEFFVSSDPISFMDYTKNVLYLKDGEMAILKKGKDLDLRKIVDNHRLNPIIKQLKINLKEIEKGKYKYFMLKEIYEQPKTILDTLRGRLLIPEKIICIDGIESNKNIFINAKCITIVACGTSWHASLIGEYLLEELTRIRVEVEYASEFRYRNPIIGKKDIVIVISQSGETADTLAALKLAKKKGAFVFGICNVVGSSIARNVDAGAYTHAGPEISVASTKAFTAQITVLVLLALIIGKYRSTINDRCYEFLCKELGSIPEKVDYTLKMDDTIRKISQVYHNVNHFLYLGRGINFPVALEGALKLKEISYIHAEGYPAAEMKHGPIALVDENMPVFVIATKKGYYNKIIGNIQEIKARKGKIIAIVNEGDIQVNMLADHVIKIPNISEILSPLITVIPLQLFAYQIAYIRGKNVDKPRNLAKSVTVE